AAGACGTAGACGAGGATGACGGAGACGACGAAGGCGATGGTGGCGCGGTCGAGGGCGCCGACATCGCGCGGTTGCACACCGTGGTCGATCCCGTAGCGCACGATCGCGGGGCCGGCGAGCGTGGCGGCCGCCTGGAGGAGGACGCAGGCTACGGCGAGGAGCAGGCGCAGTCGAACCGGGCGGAGGAACCGCCACGTGCGCCGGACGACGTGTCGCCTCTCTGCCGCGCTCAGGCGCAGATCGGTGACCTGTTGCACCCTCACGGGACGACCTCCGCGTCGGGGGCGGTCCGGTCGTGGCCGGCGGCGTCCGACACGTGGGCCAGCACCTCGCGGTAACGCTCGCTGGTGCGCAACAGCTCGTCGTGGCTGCCCTCGGCCACGACGCGGCCCTCGTCGAGCAGGACCACGCGGTCCGCGAGCGCGATGGTGGCGGGACGGTGGGCGATGATGATCGTCGTCCGCCCCCGCATCACCTCGTCGAGCGCGGCCCTGATCTCGTGCTCCTTGGTGGCGTCGACCGACGAGGTGGCGTCGTCGAGGATGAGCACGCGGGGGTCGGCGAGGATGGCCCGCGCGATCGCCACCCGCTGGCGCTGACCCCCGGAGAGCGAGAAGCCGTGCTCCCCGAGGAGGGTCTCGTAGCCCGCGGGCAGCTCGGTCACGAACTCGTGCCCGCCCGCCAGGCGCGCGGCGCGCTCGATCTCCGCCGCGGACGAACCGTCGTCGGCGAAGGCGATGTTCGCGCGGACGGTGTCGGTGAACAGGAAGGTGTCCTCGAACACGATCGCAACCGCGTCGCGCAGGTCGCCGAGCTTGAGATCGCGCACGTCCGCCCCATCGATCAGGACGCGTCCGGCGTCGACGTCGTAGAACCGCGGCACGAGGCGAGCGACGGTGGACTTACCCGACCCGGTGGGCCCGACGAGCGCCACCGACTCGCCCGGTCGCACGACGAGGTCGAGACCGTGCAGCACGGGCAGGTCGGGTCGGTAGCCGAAGCTGACCCCCTCGAACCGGATCTCGCCTCCGCCGGGCGGCAGCGGCTGCGCGTCCGCGGGCTCCAAGATCTCGGGCTCGGTCGCGAGGATCTCGTACACGCGAGCGGCCGCCGCGGAGGCGCGCGACAGCTGCGCCACCACGAACGACGTCATTCGCAGCGGGAAGCCCAGTTGGAGGATGTAGAAGTTGAAGGCGATGAGTGCGCCGACCGTGATCCGGCCCGCGATCACCTCGCGACCGCCGACAAAGAGCACGGCTACCAGCCCGACGGTCGGCAGGACGTCGAGCAGCGGGTTGAACGCGGCGCGCAGGCGAGCCATCGCCATGGCGCGGCCGTACACGCCGCCGGCAGCCTTCTCCAGCCGTCGGTTCTCGACCGCCTCGGCGCCGAAGCCCTTGACGACGCGGATGCCGGACACGGCTTCCTCGACCACGAGCGACATGTCGGCCAGGCGCTGCTGGAGATCGGTGGCGACCGGGTGGAGCCGCCGCGAGAAGCGGGTCGCCGCCACCGCAAGCAATGGAAGCGCCGCGAGCGACACGAGCGCGAGCTTGGCGTTGAGCACGAGCAGGACGACGGCGACGCCCAGGACCATCACGACGTTGGCGCCGGCCACGGGGATGAACACGAGCAGCATCTGCACCTGTTTGGCATCGATGCTGGCCCGGGCCATGAGCTCGCCGATCTGCGCCCGGTCGTGGTAGCCGAAGTGAAGGCGCTGCAGCTGGTCGAAGAGCCGGCGCCGCAGCTCCGCCTCGGCCCGGAGCGAGATCTTGAACGCGGCGTAGCGCCGGTAGGCCGTGAACCCACCGACGAACACCGTCGCGACGACGACGGCGATCGACCAACGCATGAGCGCGCCGCGGTCGTAAGGGTCGATGCCGCGGTCGACGGCCCGCAGCGCGAGCAGCGGGATCGTGATCTTCGCGACGGTCCAGCCGAGCGCGGCGAGCACTCCGAGGACGATCGCGCGACGGCTCTGCGACGCGACCTCGCGCATCAGCCGCCAGCCACCGCGACGCTGGTGGTGCTCGGCAGAGGCTGGGCGCGAGCGCACTGCCGGCCGCGGGCTCAGCGGGGCACGCGTGGCATGCGCAGGCCCGCCATCCCGATGATCTCGCGCTGTATCTCGTTGACGCCGCCGCCGAACGTCCCGATGGTGGCACCCGCGTACTCGACCTCGAGGTTGCCGGCGAGGACAGCACCGGCCGAGCCCTTCTTGAGCGTGCCGGCCGCGCCGACCACCTCCATGAGCAGCCGGAGCGACTCGATGCGCAGCTCGGTGCCGAACACCTTCATGGCCGACGCGTCGGCCGGGTTGAGCTCGCCCTGCTCCTGACGGGAGGCGACCCGCCAGTTGAACAGCTCTGCGGCCTCGACCCTGGCCCGGACGCGGGCGAGGTTCAGCTTCACCCACTCGTGGTCGATCACCCGTCGGCCGTCGGCGGCGATCGTCTCGCGCGCCCAGCCCGCCACGGCGTCGAGCGCCTTGAAGATCCCGCCCGAGGGCCCGAGCATCACCCGCTCGAAGTTGAGCTGGGTGGTGATCATCTTCCACCCGCCGTGCTCGGGCCCGACCCGCATCGACACCGGAACGCGCACGTTGTCGTAGTAGGTCGTGTTGTTGTGCCCTCCGCCGATCATGCGGAACGGCGCCGAGCTGAAGCCGGGGTCGGACGTGTCGACGATGAGGATCGAGATTCCTTCGTGCTTCGGGGCGTCGGGGGCGGTGCGTGCCGCGAGCCAGACGTAGTCGGCGTCGTGACCGCCCGTGGTGAAGACCTTCTGGCCGTTGACGACGTACTCGTCGCCGTCACGCATGGCGCGGGTGCGCAGCGACGCCAGGTCGGTGCCCGCCTCGGGCTCGGTGTAGCCGATGGCGAAATGCACGTCGCCGCGGAGGATCGCGGGGAGGAACCGCTGCTTCTGCTCGTCGGTGCCGAACTGGGCGAGCGTGGGCCCCACCGTGTTGAGCGTCACTGCGGGGAGGGGCACGCCCGCCCGCCCTGCGGCGTCGACGAAGATCAGTTGTTCGAGGGCACCCCAGCCGCGGCCCCCGTACTCCTCGGGCCAGCCGACTCCGAGCCATCCGTCGCGGCCCAGTTGGCGCACGGTCTCGCGGTAGCCGGGCCCGAACTGCTCGCCGCCGCCCAGCGACGCCCGCCGCTCGGGAGTCATGAGCGCGGCGAAGTAGGAGTCGATCTCCGCTCGCAGCGCCCGCTGCCGGTCGGTGAGGTCGATGAACACGCGCGGGCCTTCCTCGCCTCAGCCGGGCCCGGCGGCGATGGTGTCGCCCAGCCGCAGGAGGTGTGGCGTCGCCCCGCCGAGCGCGTGCTCGAGCAACTTGGCCCAACGGAAGTAGCGGTGGATGGGGTAGTCGGTGGTGGCGCCCATGCCACCGTGGAGGTGCTGGCACGCGTTGGCGACGCGCTGGCCACCGTCGGCGACCCAGAACTTGGCGATGGCGAGCTCGTCGTGCGCGTC
The Actinomycetota bacterium DNA segment above includes these coding regions:
- a CDS encoding acyl-CoA dehydrogenase; this translates as MFIDLTDRQRALRAEIDSYFAALMTPERRASLGGGEQFGPGYRETVRQLGRDGWLGVGWPEEYGGRGWGALEQLIFVDAAGRAGVPLPAVTLNTVGPTLAQFGTDEQKQRFLPAILRGDVHFAIGYTEPEAGTDLASLRTRAMRDGDEYVVNGQKVFTTGGHDADYVWLAARTAPDAPKHEGISILIVDTSDPGFSSAPFRMIGGGHNNTTYYDNVRVPVSMRVGPEHGGWKMITTQLNFERVMLGPSGGIFKALDAVAGWARETIAADGRRVIDHEWVKLNLARVRARVEAAELFNWRVASRQEQGELNPADASAMKVFGTELRIESLRLLMEVVGAAGTLKKGSAGAVLAGNLEVEYAGATIGTFGGGVNEIQREIIGMAGLRMPRVPR
- a CDS encoding ABC transporter ATP-binding protein, with amino-acid sequence MREVASQSRRAIVLGVLAALGWTVAKITIPLLALRAVDRGIDPYDRGALMRWSIAVVVATVFVGGFTAYRRYAAFKISLRAEAELRRRLFDQLQRLHFGYHDRAQIGELMARASIDAKQVQMLLVFIPVAGANVVMVLGVAVVLLVLNAKLALVSLAALPLLAVAATRFSRRLHPVATDLQQRLADMSLVVEEAVSGIRVVKGFGAEAVENRRLEKAAGGVYGRAMAMARLRAAFNPLLDVLPTVGLVAVLFVGGREVIAGRITVGALIAFNFYILQLGFPLRMTSFVVAQLSRASAAAARVYEILATEPEILEPADAQPLPPGGGEIRFEGVSFGYRPDLPVLHGLDLVVRPGESVALVGPTGSGKSTVARLVPRFYDVDAGRVLIDGADVRDLKLGDLRDAVAIVFEDTFLFTDTVRANIAFADDGSSAAEIERAARLAGGHEFVTELPAGYETLLGEHGFSLSGGQRQRVAIARAILADPRVLILDDATSSVDATKEHEIRAALDEVMRGRTTIIIAHRPATIALADRVVLLDEGRVVAEGSHDELLRTSERYREVLAHVSDAAGHDRTAPDAEVVP
- a CDS encoding ABC transporter ATP-binding protein, with product MRVQQVTDLRLSAAERRHVVRRTWRFLRPVRLRLLLAVACVLLQAAATLAGPAIVRYGIDHGVQPRDVGALDRATIAFVVSVILVYVFGRLTITAVARIGEGFLRELRQRVFAHLMRLSLEFYDRTRTGALVARMTAD